In Salvelinus sp. IW2-2015 linkage group LG3, ASM291031v2, whole genome shotgun sequence, the DNA window cttgcacactcttgccttcatctatctgatctagggtgtaatcattatcattagtccaacagttgcaaatgagagtttctattggacaaattcaggtatgtttatccctgtttcgttctgtttgcttccgtttaagaaacgtttttcaacagaatcggtggaataaATAcccccctgatcacacgcaaacagttcactttcatggcAGCCACATACAgacagcatgatccctttgatcgttgtataattccttttcGCATCTATGCgctttcctcctctcaccttttcccctcGCCTATGTACTTCAGTGTTCAATACATCAGCTGTCtctgaccaggcaaaaaaaacttccAAGGCAAACTTTCATACCGGTGAGCCCCactggcaataaattaataaaaacaaaagtttaccttgacttggaagagttccacgagcctcctaggttttgtattgaagtcaatgtatctagaagaggacggaaactagctgtcctccgactacaccattgtgctaccctacagagtgctgttgaggctactgtagaccatcaTTGCTAAACAGTGTATTTTTATCAATTATTTGTTGGCATGTGAAAAAATTTAGTGAAAATATTTAGTAAaagttttacttttatttttcactatttttatttgtatgaaattcactgaggaggatggtcctccccttcctcctctgaggagcctccaccgAACTACAccctacttttttttacattaaatttacatttgggtgaagtaggcaagaatgTCAGACATGCCAAATTATCACTTCAAACAGTTTTTTTGTTTAGTAGGCTGACTCCAgtgtgatctgttcttgcaatttgtagatATGATTTAGATATGATAGTTtagatgtagtgaactacttattcaaagtaactttatttaactaaactACATTTTTCTTAATGGTAGCTTAACTTCTTTtattgtgaagtaattggtagcttggtaaactacatCATACACATCCGACTTGGCACAGAAGCTGGTATAAAAAAAAGAACAACTGCAGAAACTGATCTAATGtcagtggaagttaggattcgccCAATGTTTGTCTACCTGAACCTCAAAGTAGAACCTCCCAATGGAGAAACCTCTCTTCCCCAAGATACAAAGCACCGGGTCGAAGCGCTGGGGGTTGTCAGGGAGAATCTGCAACATGTCACCGCGCCGTGCCTGCTTGTAGTCAGAGGACAGGACGATGTTGGGGTGTGCGGTGTCCGGGTCCAAAGTCACGTCCACTGTTGAGATACAGAGAGCATGGAAATTCTCGTAAATGCTTTATGAAGTGTTATATGGCCTTTTAGAAACAGTCATAGCACCTCAGAGTTGCAGGCATGGAGCATGATGAAGACAGTGAGAATGATGAAGATAGTGAGAGTCATTATGAAAATAGTATTATACCTGCATACTTCTGGATCCTCTTAAACTCTGGGgcacaatagaaaataaaatattctCAGTTGTTACAGGAATACATTACCAGAACTACATATTATTCTCATCATGAACGTAACATTCAGTATAATATCATAGCCATGTGCTTGATTAGTATAATTTCCCACTTCATTGATACTGAATCTGTGCATATGCATAGGTTTTCCGCAAGTCATAAAAAAGTATAATGTGTTTAATTGACCTTTCTCTTTCAGGMTCTCTAACTCATTCTTAAGTGTGTCCTCTAGTTGAGATAGAGCTCTCCTCACATTCCCCACACAAATGTCAGAGTCaacactgatctcagaccagtcctTGGTGGGTGGAGTGGTGCACAGCGATGGTAAAATCTAAAACaggaagagaaaaaaacacatcCATCTTTCTGGAGAATGATGTCTTGTCTTGTGATTGTTTAGTTGGCCCATTGCAAGGTTCCCAATCTTGCATCCCGGGGGCCAAATTCAGCCCGTGTATGATTTTATTTGGTCACCCAAGTTTTCGGAGGactttattttataaaaatgttcaTTGTTGAACCTAAAATACTGTACATctccaggaaatcagctccaagtgattgcAATGAAGTAAATCTCTCCCCAAATATTCCCACACATAAATAGAGAGACATATGATCGTATACCAATGTAATCAATGtcatcaaggtttgaaattattatgtttttgtcaaatactatatctgtttgggattcttgcagtcaatttacaatatacaaatgatttataattatgttccggtccCCCGACCAACCGCTCAAGAACAAATCAGCCCATGACTGAATGTAGTTGGGGATCCCTGGTCTATTGGTTTTTTCAAGTCTTAAAATCAATGTATAAGTTCAATTGTCCATATTGACCAGATAGAGGGACACTAACCTgtaggaggtggaggtggtcctCGGTGTGTGAGAGCTGCTCCAAATCAGTGCCTCTCTTCTTTAGCGCAGTGAtttcctgctccagctctttGACGAGCCCTTCAGCTCGCCTCTCTGCTGCTTTCTGCTTCTCCTCGATCCCCTCATTGAGCTCAGCCTGGCTTCTCTTGATGGATTTCACCAGAGCAGTGAAGATCTGTGCACCATCTTCCATCTCTTTCTTAGAAGTTATCTGatgaaattaaatacatttagaaaaaagTTGGACTGAGACTTGAACcctgtgcagtggtggaaaaagtacccaattgtcatacttgagtaaaagtaaagataccttaatagaaaatgactcaagtaaaatggaaagacacccagtaaaattctacaagtatttggtttgaaatatacttaagtatcaaagtatcaaaagtaaatgtaattgctaaaatatacttcatTTACTgaagtgggctaaatcagggttacacagagtgtttcttagtagttttaaacaaatcaatttagaaacaaaagtatacacctcaaaaaagaagacacctgtaccatgtcagatatagagttgaaatgtattacattttgagtttgtatCCCAACACGGAAATATAGCAAAACTGTGTGAAATAGAAACATCGTATTTTCGGCAGgttctttaaaatattttttatttattatgaaattatgaaaactattagtaacattccacccatgaggcaacTAGgtattctgactgcaggaaacgctatgtatcaaaagtaaatttatacatcatttcaaattccttatatgtagcaaaccagacagcactatttaaaaatatttttttttttaatggatagccaggggctatctccaacactcagacatcatttacaaatgaagcgttggtgtttagtgagtccgccagatcaggcagtagggatgaccagggttgttctcttgataagtatgtgaatttgaccattttcctgtcctgctaagcattcaaaatgttaaGAGTGCTTTTGGGTGCGAggaaaaatgtatagagtaaaaagtacaatctttccTTTGGgaatgtaaaagttgtaaaaaaatatttaaaaaatagtaatgtatttttacttaagtaatttatACCACTGACCCTATGTTACCCCACAAAGACAGAAATGCTCTACAAAATATTGCATTTGGAGACAGCTTacagatacatacagtatatagggtTGCACCtttttgtttaaatacatttggaCAATAATTAAACCCTGCCGTATTGATTTCACATACATCTGTGATTGTTTGCAGAACTTACCCTACTGAGTTCCATTGAATGTTTGATCTCCTCCACCTTCTTCTGTCTGAACTGGATCATCTGCTGAACTCCTGTCTCCATCTTCTTTATCTGAGCCTACAGAAAGAAGGACATGCAAACCATCTAAGAAGTAGGTGTAGTAGTACTGGGCTAGAAGTAATAGTTGCAATTCTGGGTGAAGATCTGGGTCAAGATGTGCTGGAAGGAGTAGAGTTTTCCACACTGGGGTTAAACCCAAGATCAGAGTTTGGGCCCTATTGATTCTTGTcctttaaacaaaaaaaagtcaATAAAAAGCAATTGATCACAAAAAAGTGAATCACTATTGTGTATCAACATTCATCCTCCTATGCCTACAGTACCTTCTTTTCCCCACACTCCTCCTCTATAGCAACGGTGTGGTGAGTCTTGTGGCACGTCTCGGTGCAGAACTGACAGACACACATCTGGTCGGTCTTACAGAACGACTCCAGGAGCTTCTCGTGCTTCTTACACATCCTCTCTTCCAAGTTCTCCATAGGGTCAATCAGTTTGTGGACCTTCAGCGTAGCAACTCTCTTGTGAGGCTCCAGGTGAGGCTCGCAGTAAGAGGTCAGACACACCATGCAGGACTTGAGGGCCTTGATCGTCCCTCCGGTACAGACATCGCAGGCCACCTCACCAGGCTTAGCGACAGTTAGGTTTGAGATGCCAACTTGAATCCTCTTGAATTGATCGGTGATTTCTTTGAATGCAACGTTGATGCTAATTTGGGGCCTAACTGTGAAGGTTATCTCACAGGTTGGGCACTTACAGCCATAACTGATCTTCCAGAGCCCTCTGATACAGGCCATGCAGAAGGTGTGGCCACATGGGGTCGTGACTGGGTCAGTGaacacatccagacagacagaacactggAACTGATTCTCTGATAGCAGACTAGTAGGGGAAGCCATCTCTGGGGAGAAAAGAGGAACATATAGTATACGTCCCAAACTacttcctatgtagtgcactactgttgaccagagccctagaaaatagggagccatttaggacacagtcaGTTTGACATTATACAGTCCATAATGATCACTGAGAGAAGAAGTAAGTGTTGAGTGGACGCCAATGACAAGCAATACAAGATCGGTATGATAACAGTTGTGCTATGATAACAATTCAAAAAAGTCTTATTTCTCATTTCTGAAACGTTGGTATTAAAATATCTTATCTGAGCTCCTACAGGGtacggctctcctttatttttgatagtgttctactctgctaccCTTGTAACACTACTTGAACATAAACATTATTAGCACAACACCCTTGGCATTGCGATGCAATTTACGGATTATAATTCTCTaaataactatactgaacaaaaatataaacgcaacatgtgaagtgtttgttccatgtttcatgagctgaaataaaagataccagaaatgttccatacgcacaaaaagcttaattctctccattgtatgcacaaatttgtttatatccctgttagtgagcatttatccattgccaagataatccatccacctgacaggtgtggtgacaggtgtggcatatcaagaagctgattcaacagcatgatcattacacagatgcaccttgtgctgtgggccaataaaagaccactctataatgtgcagttttgtgacacaacacaataggcccacccacttgggaaccaggcccacccatggctgtgcccctgcccagccttgtgaaatccatagactagggcttaattcatttatttctattgatttcgttatatgaactgtaagtcagtaaaatcattgaaattgttgcatgttgcatttagatttttgtagTATATTTCTCACCATTGAAATAgtaaaacctactcattcaagggtatttctttatttttactattttctacattgtaaaataacagtgaatcacaactattaaataacacatatggaatcatgtagtaatcaaaaaagtgttaaacaaatcaaaatataatttatatttgagattcttcaaagtaaccaccctttgtctcgataacagctttgcacactcttggcattctctcaaccagcttcatgaggtagtcacctggaatgcatttcaattaacaggtgtgccttgttaaaagttcaatattggaatttctttccttcttaatgcgtttgagccaatcagttgtgttgtgacaaggtaggggtggtatacagaagatagccctatttcggaaaagaccaagaccatattatggcaagaacagctcaaataagcaaagagaaatgagagttcatcattactttaagacatgaaggtcagtcaatctggaacatttcaagaactttgaaagtttcttcaagtgcagtcgcaaaaaccatcaagcgctatgatgaaactggctctcatgaggaccaccacaggaaaggaagacccacagttacctctgctgcagagggtaagttcattagagttaccagcctcagaaattgcatcccaaataaatgcatcacagagttcaagtaacagacacatctcaacatcaactgttcagaggagactgcgtgaatcaggccttcatggtcgaatttctacAAAGAAACtaagggacaccaataagaagagacttgcttgggccaagaaacatgagcattgaacattagaccggtggaaatctgtcctttggtctgattagtccaaatttgagatttttggttccaaccgccgtgtcttcatgagatgcagagtaagtgaatggatgatctttgcatgtatggttcccactgtgaagcatggaggaggaggtgtgatggtgtgggggtgctttgctggtgacactgtcagggatttatttagaattcaaggcacatttaaccagaatggctaccacagcattctgcatcaacacgccatcacatctggtttgcgcttagtgggactatcatttgtttttcaacaggacaatgacccaacacacctccaggatgtgtaagggctatttgaccaagaaggagagtgatggagtggtgcatcagatgacctggctaccacaatcacccgacctcaacccaattgagattgtttgggatgagttggaccgcagagtgaaggaaaagcagccaacaagtgctcagcatatgtgggaactccttcaagactgttgggatagcattcctcatgaatctggttgagagaatgccaagagtgagcaaagctgtcctcaaggcaaagggtgactactttgaagaatctaaaatataattttgggGGCGATTttcttaacacatttttggttactacaaattccatttgtgttatttcatagttttgatgtcttcactattattctacaatgtagaaaatagtaaaaataaagaaaaacccttgaatgagtaggtgtgtccaaacttttgactggttctgtatgtcTTCACCGACACATAATGACAGTTCAAGCATATAACTACTGTCCCTCCTATTCGATCATACAGTCCCTTGCACTGTAGCTGTCAACATAACAGTATCTGTTACACTGTCAATTATTCTGGAATGTTTAATATCGATACTTACTCTTCATTGTGTTGGGTACCTACTTCAGCTCTCTGCAGTTAGCAGCAGCCAGCCCTGAAGATCTCTTCTAACGCACACCGGGACAGGTCACTTGTGAGTGTGGCAGGTAGACTTTGTAAGGCTAGCTGTAAAACAGGTAAATGTCATAAGGTATCAATGCAGTTATTCACAGGTCAGTTAACCCCTCCCGCTCATGTGCCTCAGTgctgcatgtctgtctgcctgcctgcctgtctgtctctctgtctgtctctctgtttaaaACCTGCCTTAATGCGATAGCATTCACCACAAAACACAATCGTGGTTATTTGTTTTGCGTAGACATGCATTCACTTTACAATGCAATgacttatttgtgtgtgtgtgtgtgtgtgtgttaggggcgTGCCTATTCAGTCCAAGTGGCAACGTTTTCTAGCCATGATGACTCACCTAAATGGACAGCTGACCACCTGACATGTGGAATGATGCAttaccaaattaaagctgaaCAAACATaggcacgcacatgcacacacacaaaccaccaagcTGGGAGGTCAGAGTAAGataacactgacaaactgaagtTCATTACAGTAACACAATTGCAAAACTCTAGGCACTAATGCATCATAAATCAAATGATGCATCCAGTATAAGTACAATAGTCCAAGGTGTGTTCACTAACTAGGCTATGGGTGTGACTATGAGGTCATGTGGAATCAGTGTGACTGTCATGACTCGACAGCAGCACCTGAGCTGCCTGCATCTATTAAGTCCCTCCCACTCCAGCTCTTACTGACAAATGGGAACTCAAGACAACCCAGGCAATTGGATCTGTTCCAATATCAACACTAGCATATTATTTagaatgactgaagagagctgctCATCTCAAAAGCAACCTCGAGGGGGTAGCATCAATATATCTGTGTTTGTCAGTGCTGGTTCCTCCATACCTTCTTGTTCATTTCCTGATATGAGTATCCCATCCTCAATCCAACCAGGGCCTTTTCTCAATTAGATTTGATCAACTCCTGCGTCCTCCCTATTGTGTCCTCCCTCGCCTTCTTTCAttaaaaaaggtcaaaggtaatcgaggagaggcGGCGAGGAGAGCGAACGTGGACGAAAATGCGCTTGTGTGAAACAAGAAGCTCCTTCTCCATTCGTGCATCATGAAGCAAATTgtgtttacaggggtggatcccaaaataaatgtgtaaagtgataaaaaacaaattaagttagttgtgcaagacattttatgaATAAaaggatacagtgccttcagaaagtattcacacctcctgactttttccacattttgttgtgtaacagcctgtatttaaaatggattaaattgaggtgttgtgtcactggcctacaaacaataacccataatgtcaaagtggaattatgtttttataaatctttacaaattcatttaaaatgaaaagctgaaatgtcttgagtcagtaagtattcaacccctttgttatggcaagcctaaatatgttcaggagtaacattttgcttaacaagtcacataagaagttgcatggaatcactccgtgtgaaataatagtgtttaaaatgatttttgaatgactacctcatctctgtaccccacacatacaattatctgtaaggtccctcagtcgagcaatgaatttcaaacagagattcaaccacaaagaccagggaggatttTCATTGCTctcaaagaaaggcacctattggtagacagGTAGAACatgtaaaagcagacattgaatatccctttgagcatggtgaagttattaattacactttggatggtgtatcaatacacccagtcactacaaagatacagaagtcctttctaactcagttggcggagagaaaggaaaccgctcagggatttcaccatgaggccaatggtgactttaaaacagttacagagtgatggctgtgataggagaaaactaaggatggattaacaacattttagttactccacaatactaacctaaattacagaatGAAAAGatggaagcttgtacagaattcaatttttcaaaaacatgcatcctgtttgtaataaggcactaaagtaaaattgcaaataatgtgacaaagaaattaacttaatttcctgaatacaaagcgttatgtttggggcaaatccaacacaacacattactgagtaccactcttcatattttcaagcatggtggtggctgcatcatgttataggtatgataaaaagaaacggaacagagctaagcacaggcaaaatcctagaggaaaacctggttcagtctgctttccaacagaaactgggagacaaattcacctttcagaagggcaataacctaaaacacaaggccaataacctaaaacacaatgccaataacctaaaacacaaggccaaatatacactgtagttgcttaccaaatgtggaataagacaaggggtatgaatactttctgaaggcactgtaagtagcATATTGAAAAAAATTGTGTGCATGCTTTTTCTCCTCCAACAATACAACatctgattcaaagggggtgtggcagatgTCAAAACTTTTCCGTGGTAGGATACACTTGTGCTTCCTCACTAAAAGGAGGCTATCGAGGAGGGGAGGACCTTCTTCCGTTTGCCTACTAATGAATTGACACACTTCTGGACCACttgaccacttatcggtttccggtTCTTGGAGGAgaaaggacggaggagagaggacagaggatggACTTTTGCCCAAACGAGAAAAGGCCCAGATCTCTGCCTTTACTCAtcttcctcttcccccctcacttctcctctttctcttcagtCTCTTTcgctctggggtgaagtttctGCAAGTTGCAAgactaggatcagcttcccctcccccatcccaaccttaaccattagtaggGAAAATGagaaactgacccaagatcagtgtctaggggatACTTCATCCTACACCAGTCTCTCTCGTTCATCCCCCTTTCTTCGCAGCCCCTCAGGCCCATAATGGTTCTGCGTCTGTGTGACAATGTCATGAATGTTTGGACCTGGTGCACTTGGACCTCTAACGTGCTCCATCCTCAGTCTCAGCTGGGAGGGACAGTGGaaggtgtagggtgaagttgcccatAGATGCTGAAGCAGGGACAGTtctgcatttcccccactaatgttAAAGGTAAGGATTGGTGGAGGTGGAGCTAAtcatagatctgtacctaggTGTAACATCATCCTGGAGCACAGTGGAAACACATgtttttcaatcaaatgtattatacaaAGCTCTTTTTAtatcagttgtcacaaagtgctaaacattacactcaacaCCCCATGTTGGCAGCCTAATGCCTATGCtataggctttagctcagagggctaacacagtcatCTGGTGAACACAGGTCACACAGGTACCAACCCAAGTGGTCACCTTTGTAGCCATATTCATCATTGACAACTGGTATTTGACAGGCTAATATGGGGAGTGTCTATTACCATGGTAAGCAATGCAATTCGATTAACATGGTGAGCGAGGCTAGGGAAATGACCAGTCATTAGGAGTCTCTAATGGATGACTTAGAGTCACGGCAGCGGCGGCCATTTTGTTTCACCTGTCGAAGTGGATAGACACTGTAACGCGTTGTTTGGGGGGTTACTTTGCATCTCAGCCCTCTAAAGGACCTCTGCATAGAGCAGAGAcaaccacagacagagacagcaccagacacacaacaacaGGGAGACCTCAGTCcacagaccagagagaccaggccAGACCCACTCAACAGGTTAATATCTTTTAATTCAAATTTCTGAATGTAAACTGAATTATCCAAACTGAGTAATTAATCAGTTTATGTTTTTTGTAAATATGGaccaataatttttttttacatgtttttataGATTCATAGTAGATTTGACTTTTATTTGCAGTGAATGTATTGAAGAGATAGTTTTCTGAAATTTTACCACAATGTCATTCATTTTTATGAGTCTTACTCAGTGTTTGAATTGGACTAAAATAGGTGCCAGTATTTAATTCCTTAGAGTCTAACGTtttggaggaggggggaggggaacaagattctctggtctgatgaaaccaagattgaactctttagcctgaatgcgaagcgtcacgtctggaagaaacctggcaccatccctacggtgaagcatggtggttgcagcatcatgctgtggggatatttttcagcggcagggactgggaaactagtcaggatcgaggaaaagattaatggagcaaagcacagagagatccttgatgaaaacctgatccgaAACACATagccaagacatcgcaggagtggcagacttgaacctgatcgaacatctctggagagacctgaaactagctgtgcagcaacactccccatccaacctgacagagcttgagaggatctgcagagaaaaatgggagaaactccccaaatacaggtgtaccaagcttgtagcgtcatacccaagaagaatcaatgctgtaatcgctgccaaaggtgcttcaacaaagtactgattaaagggtctgaatacttatgtaaatgtaatatttctgtttttttatacatctgaaaaaaaatctaaaaactgtttttgctttgtcattatggggtatagtttgtagattgatgacgggaaaaaaacaatttaatacattttagaataaagttgtcaagtaatttttttttgaaaaagtcaaggggtctgaatactttccatttttatatatttcttttaaTGGtattttttacatatacatttaacCCCCTTTTTGGGTAGGCacaactaccttcatacttccattagattttttaaaacctgTACCAGTTACATTCAGacagtcccgtgacacttgtggggacCCTAGCGTAAAAATAGAACACCATAATGTTCACGAGAAGCTCCACTTTCCATTTAGTTTGTAGGTCAAACtattcggatgctacagacgttttcgtgagaagaccgatttgtcaggatatctcatggtctgacaaacccCGCTCTTGCActgccacctttcactgcagatgtggaagtgTGACACTGGCgcatgcggtggattgagatgcatccaatacAAAAAAATGTTCTCTAGCTGAAACTGACGGATTTGTGTAACTTAGATTGATGCACAGGTTggtcaatcgactctagggggttacaAGGCATAGTTCTCTGAAATTTTAACCCGATCTTAATTGTTTTGTTATCTCTGGATGCGTTATGAGTCTTACTTATGAGTCTTATTTTAAGCCCTGTGAAGTAAACAATGCACCCAATTTGAGTACAAACAGttgacataaaaaaatatatatttctgatcCAAAATCTTTAATTGTAAGTCAAACACAGATCTTCTTAAGTGATATTGTCGCAATATACGTTGAATGGAAGTGTGAGAGCTAGGTTTTCATAATTGGATTCTCTGTATAAAATGGTACCATATAGTGACTCTTTCCACCTTGTCCTATGTATTGATGCACAGTGGCTGACGAAGGTACTCATTCCTCACATCTTTTGGTAAAGACGTTTTACCTTCCAAAGTAAATTGATTTTAATTGATATATTTATTATCTAAAATACCGTATATATTTTACTGAATTCAGCTATTCTCAAACTAGTTGTAGTAGTTATCCGTTTTGAGCAGTTGGATTAAGAAGTGACAACAATGGCTATAATGTAATGTGAGAATTGCATTGTGAAACCAGTGAAAGAGCGATTTGGTTCAGTTAACAAAGGAATGTGAATTTGTTGTACTCAATGGAAATTGTCTTTAGAGTTTTAAAACATGAACCACTTTGATGATTGGTTTTCAGAGTTGTGAAAATTGAATTCCTACGTGAGAAAATTTCACCAAAGAGATGAAAGAAAAACTGTAGATGTTAGCCCTTGTTAGCAATCACTGATGATGTAAGAAGTCGAtgcaaaatatataataaatatgtactatatcattattattaatattatatttaaTTGATTAATCCTTTTTATATTCCATTAGTCAGCCAAACGATGGGGTGGAGAACCCATCTCTTACTGTTTCTTACAGGTAAGTACAGTAAAtgtgtgtctgtacagtatgttatatttctgtgttgTTGGATGAAGGTATGTGACC includes these proteins:
- the LOC111952444 gene encoding E3 ubiquitin-protein ligase TRIM39 yields the protein MKKMASPTSLLSENQFQCSVCLDVFTDPVTTPCGHTFCMACIRGLWKISYGCKCPTCEITFTVRPQISINVAFKEITDQFKRIQVGISNLTVAKPGEVACDVCTGGTIKALKSCMVCLTSYCEPHLEPHKRVATLKVHKLIDPMENLEERMCKKHEKLLESFCKTDQMCVCQFCTETCHKTHHTVAIEEECGEKKAQIKKMETGVQQMIQFRQKKVEEIKHSMELSRITSKKEMEDGAQIFTALVKSIKRSQAELNEGIEEKQKAAERRAEGLVKELEQEITALKKRGTDLEQLSHTEDHLHLLQILPSLCTTPPTKDWSEISVDSDICVGNVRRALSQLEDTLKNELEXLKEKEFKRIQKYAVDVTLDPDTAHPNIVLSSDYKQARRGDMLQILPDNPQRFDPVLCILGKRGFSIGRFYFEVQVGDKTYWDLGVVRESVNRKGMITSTPENGYWTIRLRGGEEYRALASPSILLSLGEKPQKVGVFVDYEEGLVSFYDVEAKAHIYSFTGYSFTERLYPFLSPSVSDDGKNSAPLVISPVNHEG